The Haloferax volcanii DS2 DNA segment GCGCGGCGGGGCCGCTCGGCGCGTAGATGTCTTCGAGGTCATCGGACGGGTGGTGCCAGTTGTTGTGGTTGTGGTTGTTGTCGGCGTAGCCGGCGTCGAGCCACGACGTGGCGACCGGAATCGACTGTGCCCAGTCTTCCATCGCGGCGTGCCACGTGTCCGTGCTGTACACCTGGTTGAGGAGCGTGGACTTGTCGACGGTGGTAACGCTGGCTTCGATGCCGATTTTCGACAGTTGGTTCTGGATGACGACGGCCTCGTCTTTGAACCACGAGCCCTTGGTGGCGATGATGTCCATCTCGAAGCCGTCGGGGTTGCCCGCGAGTTCGAGTTCTTTCTTGGCCTTCTCGGGGTCGTACATCTGCATCTCCTTGAGCTTCGGCGAGGTCCAGTCGCTGTCGGGGTACCACGGTCCCTTTTGGACCGCGCCCTGTCCGTAGAAAATCTCGTCGAGAATCTCCTGGCGGTCGATGCCGAACAGCACCGCGCGGCGGTTGTGCCGGTTGCTCATCGGGTTACCCTCGGACTCCATCATGTTCACGTACAGTACCTGCGTGAAGTTGCCGGGGACGGACTCGGTCGTGATGTCCGGCTGGCCGCTGAGGCTCTCGAAGTCCTTCGGGGGGACCTTGTCCGTCAGGTCGAGTTGGCCCGAACGGAGGTTCGCGAGGCGCGTGGAGTCCTCGCCGATGAAGTTGAACTTGAACTCGTCGACGGCGGGCGCGCCCTCCTTCCAGTAGTCCTCGTTCTTCTCGAGGAGGACGTGACTCCCGCTTTTCCACTCGACGAATTTGAACGCGCCGGTGCCCGCGCCGGAGGGGTCCTGCGTGAGGTCGGTCGCGAGGCCGCTCGGCCCCTTCCCGTCTGCGGTGTCGCCGCGGGAGCCCTCGGGGACGATACCTTCCAGCCCGCGCGTGAGCCACCAGTTGAGCGTCCCGAACGGCTGGGAGAGGTTGAGCCGGAGCGTCCGGTCACCGACGATTTCGGTGTCCTCGACGAACGGGAGGCGACTCTTGACCGGCGACTTATTGTCGGGGTTGAGAATCCAGTCGACGGAGTACTTGAAGTCCTCGACGGTCACTTCGTCGCCGTTGTGGAACGTGATGCCCTCGCGGAGCGTGTATTCGAAGGCGGTCCCGCCGTCGACGGGGTCGGGCACCTCGGTCACGAGGCCGGGCTGGAGTTCGGAGTCGGGCGTTAGTTCGATGACCTCGTCGTAGATGAGGCCGCCGATGGTGCTGGTCGCGGTGTCCGTCCAGAGCGCGGGGTCGAAGTTCCACGGCTCCGCGGCGAGCGCGACGTTGACGCGGACGGTCTCGCCCGAGTCGCCCGACGAACCGCTGTCGGTGCTCCCGCCGCTCGTCTCGGTTCCGTCGGAACCGCCGGAACCACCGGCGTCACCGCCGGTACAGCCCGCAAACGCGGTCGCGCCGACCGCGCTCGCGGCCGCAATAAATTGCCGTCTGTCCATGTTTACCTCGGTAATGTTGTCGTCTGACATTGTTTTCTGGAGCTACGTACACACCCTTGTAGCGGTACGCGTGATACCTTAGATCATGAAACACCGTTATTTATATCTTTGGCAATCTCTCACAATCTTGGTACTATATCTCAGTGGAGCCCCGGCGAGATTGTGATACCGCTTCCCAAACAGTTTAACGGGGTGGTTGCAATGTCGGCTTCATGGCGTACGCCAGCACGCTCTCCCTGCGAGAGTTACGACAGGACCTTCACGCCCACCCCGAGTCCGGGTGGAAGGAGTTCCGCACGACAGCCCTCATCGCCGCCGCACTCGACGAACGCGAGTTCACACTCCACCTCGGCCCGGACGCCGTCGCCGAAGACGAGCGACTGGGCGTCCCCGATGACGACGCGGTCGCGGCCGCGGTCGAACGCGCACGCGAGGAAGACGCACCCGAAGCCTACCTGGACCGGATGGGCGATATCACGGGTCTCGTCGCCGAGAAGCGCTTCGGAAACGGGCCGACCGTCGGCGTCCGCGTCGACATGGACGCCCTCGAACGCACCGAGTCGAGCGACGAGAAACACCGCCCCGCGAAGCTGGGATTCGCGAGCACGCACCCCAACGAGATGCACGCGTGCGGCCACGACGGCCACACCGCTATCGGCCTCGGTATCGCCCGCGCCCTCGACGACGACGGCGGGTTCGACGGCACGCTC contains these protein-coding regions:
- a CDS encoding ABC transporter substrate-binding protein; its protein translation is MSDDNITEVNMDRRQFIAAASAVGATAFAGCTGGDAGGSGGSDGTETSGGSTDSGSSGDSGETVRVNVALAAEPWNFDPALWTDTATSTIGGLIYDEVIELTPDSELQPGLVTEVPDPVDGGTAFEYTLREGITFHNGDEVTVEDFKYSVDWILNPDNKSPVKSRLPFVEDTEIVGDRTLRLNLSQPFGTLNWWLTRGLEGIVPEGSRGDTADGKGPSGLATDLTQDPSGAGTGAFKFVEWKSGSHVLLEKNEDYWKEGAPAVDEFKFNFIGEDSTRLANLRSGQLDLTDKVPPKDFESLSGQPDITTESVPGNFTQVLYVNMMESEGNPMSNRHNRRAVLFGIDRQEILDEIFYGQGAVQKGPWYPDSDWTSPKLKEMQMYDPEKAKKELELAGNPDGFEMDIIATKGSWFKDEAVVIQNQLSKIGIEASVTTVDKSTLLNQVYSTDTWHAAMEDWAQSIPVATSWLDAGYADNNHNHNNWHHPSDDLEDIYAPSGPAAPDDAEGDFSNGHEWYVSKLREAQASTDEQEQKEIVWELEEYLVEHGIQIDIAYVNKLEAWRNTVNDYDVGTFQDNYRFVSKGE